AATCCAAAAGATTTGCAAGGTGCATTTGTTTTATTGAGTTCGCAGGCTTCTAATTTTATTACAGGGCAAAATATCGTCATCGACGGAGGATGGACAGCATGGTAAATCTTGGGGCAAATCATAAAGTTGGCATTATCATACAAGCTCGCATGGGTTCGAGCCGATTGAAAGGTAAAATCTTGCTTAAATTACCTTTTTATGGAAAAGAAAGCGTTTTGGAGCAGATTATCAAAAGAGCCAAAGCCGTAGAAAATGCAAATGAAGTTTGGGTAGCCTCTTCGATAAATGCCGAAAATCAGGTTTTAGAACCTCTTTTAAAAGATAAATGCGCACTTTATAGAGGTGATGAAGATGATGTTTTGTCGCGATTTTATGAAATTGCAAAGGCGCAACATTTTGACACCATTGTCCGCCTGACGGCAGATAATCCTTGTTTTGACCCCATCTATATCCAAAAGGCGATTGATGCACATATACAAGCGGCGGCAGATTATACCTACACAAAAGGCTTGCCTTTGGGTATGAATGTAGAAGTTTTGTCCTTTCGTGCCTTAGAAACA
The window above is part of the Hugenholtzia roseola DSM 9546 genome. Proteins encoded here:
- a CDS encoding cytidylyltransferase domain-containing protein, with translation MVNLGANHKVGIIIQARMGSSRLKGKILLKLPFYGKESVLEQIIKRAKAVENANEVWVASSINAENQVLEPLLKDKCALYRGDEDDVLSRFYEIAKAQHFDTIVRLTADNPCFDPIYIQKAIDAHIQAAADYTYTKGLPLGMNVEVLSFRALETAFQNATSTEEKEHVTPYVTKKPEQFRLHYPIFFENEVYSDWRLTMDTQTDYALMCLLYENLYLQNPIFGFKAISPFIETNPWVLLINKENRQKKIYASFSQEVEDVKILLKNEGFMHTLKVIENEAAQLEFPH